Proteins encoded within one genomic window of Marasmius oreades isolate 03SP1 chromosome 6, whole genome shotgun sequence:
- a CDS encoding uncharacterized protein (MEROPS:MER0030934), translated as MVLKSLICIYLGLCGLELAFGGLIVSTTSGKIAGYVDRSVPGVNVPLKKWLGIRYAADTSFENRWRPPQPVLEIDKVYNATAYGPACLQGRIDGGNGTSVQSEDCLRINIIAPPDAHKLPVYIYSHGGGFDSGASSDPKIDGSYQAAKGIIFASYNYRLSLFGYPHALEIAEAGTTQNFGLLDTRAAVEWVRDNIEKFGGDPAKIVLGGESVGAEMTNQYLSAFPNDPIIRGAIMQSADTSQPMWAPNNQLSTIASNLSCPIGQGELSCLRKISGGELQRVLLATGTQFQPVIDNITIFKDYVKQTRERRTAQVPVLIGTNKDEGTLIVEGEPTAYLSDITQYSKSNNINFPFANLSALQFLYPVPSTAFPTAYNASAAMWRDAHMLCLASNLAHWRTTALHLPVWRYRFDLVASNLNSRGIRIGTFHGSDIRFVMGTWRTIVLSPPFMEATPEEIGISDLMMEAWVNFIKDPNIGPRIPGWQKYDPNDTKTLAILGKSTSMAEAGDHFVIDAPCAYWNTILPIYPQTFPNCGSWTC; from the exons TACGACTTCTGGGAAAATCGCAGGCTATGTGGACAGATCGGTTCCTGGAGTCAATGTCCCTTTGAAAAAGTGGTTGGGGATTCGATATGCAGCTGACACGTCGTTCGAGAATCGATGGAGGCCACCACAACCGGTCTTGGAAATTGACAAAGTTTATAATGCAACAGCATATGGGCCAGCATGTCTTCAGGGAAG GATTGATGGTGGAAATGGAACATCAGTTCAGAGCGAGGACTGCTTGAGAATAAATATCATTGCACCGCCTGATGCTCATAAGTTGCCCGTTTACATCTATTCCCA CGGCGGAGGATTTGACAGTGGTGCCTCATCGGACCCAAAGATTGACGGGTCGTATCAGGCTGCGAAG GGTATCATCTTCGCAAGCTATAACTATCGACTTTCCCTGTTCGGATATCCTCATGCACTCGAGATAGCGGAAGCTGGGACGACACAGAACTTCGGTCTTCTGGACACTCGTGCAGCTGTGGAATGGGTGCGCGATAACATCGAAAAATTTGGCGGTGATCCTGCAAAGATAGTTTTGGGAG GGGAGTCTGTTGGGGCCG AAATGACCAACCAGTACCTATCTGCATTCCCAAACGATCCCATAATTCGGGGTGCCATTATGCAAAGTGCTGATA CTTCACAGCCTATGTGGGCTCCGAATAACCAGCTATCTACTATCGCGAGTAATTTGAGCTGTCCCATTGGCCAGGGGGAGCTAAGCTGCCTGCGTAAAATTTCTGGGGGGGAACTGCAGCGAGTTTTGTTGGCTACGGGAACGCAGTTCCAACCTGTTATAGACAACATCACGATCTTTAAAGA CTATGTCAAACAAACCCGGGAACGACGAACTGCTCAAGTCCCTGTTCTGATTGGTACCAACAAG GATGAAGGAACCCTCATCGTAGAAGGAGAACCAACAGCGTATCTATCCGATATCACCCAATACAG CAAAAGCAACAATATCAATTTCCCATTTGCCAACCTTTCCGCCCTTCAATTCCTCTACCCCGTCCCCTCAACTGCATTCCCAACCGCCTACAACGCTTCAGCAGCCATGTGGCGGGATGCTCACATGCTCTGTCTCGCAAGCAATCTAGCCCATTGGAGGACGACAGCCTTACATCTCCCTGTCTGGCGATACCGATTCGATCTCGTTGCTAGCAACCTCAACTCTAGAGGAATTCGAATCGGGACATTTCATGGATCTGATATTCGTTTTGTGATGGGTACTTGGAGGACAATTGTCTTGTCGCCCCCATTTATGGAAGCTACTCCCGAGGAAATTGGAATATCTGATTTGATGATGGAGGCTTGGGTCAATTTTATCAAGG ATCCTAACATTGGGCCTCGTATTCCGGGATGGCAAAAGTACGATCCTAACGATACCAAAACGCTGGCGATATTGGGCAAGTCGACTTCTATGGCAGAAGCAGGAGATCATTTTGTTATCGACGCACCTTGCGCGTACTGGAACACGATATTGCCTATATATCCTCAG ACTTTCCCTAACTGCGGGTCCTGGACGTGTTGA